From a single Oscarella lobularis chromosome 20, ooOscLobu1.1, whole genome shotgun sequence genomic region:
- the LOC136199066 gene encoding DNA topoisomerase 2-alpha-like gives MENAFQAQRDDRIPLRPDTYIGSMEKEFKSRLNDANFAGGEESENCTLILTDRDSGKTLAVSGLSVVGRNHFGVYHLRRKMLNVLEATNEQIEDDAEIKKIVRIVGLEYGKDYSSVDDLKALRYGRLMIMTDHDEDGTNMKGLLIRFLHHKWPLLLRLPFLEQFITPRVKVFKGRHKKAFYSISEFDEWEEKTLDSSSWRVQFYRGLGTSTANEAKEYFQDLEKHRVLFKYSGSSDDAAITLAFAQGHAAWRKRWLNDWLAQRKQRRQAGKSESFAGGSDQLTFSNFVNEELAQFANAFNDRSIPSLVDGLTPAQRRVVVTCSKLNGAVINVVDLAGIAADLSSYSYAKKTITTCNGLAQNFVGANNINLLEPIGQFGTRLRGGKDAASPRCLFTALSSLARLIISPLDEPGLTRLCDDDRLVEPEWLCPILPMVLVNGAEGIGTEFSSFVPNYDAREIVANLQRMLDGAEPIPMVPSYKGFTGKIRQVDEHTFTTFGTVTRLDDTHLEITELPVGTWTETYMRDVLESRTIKNLISDYTAFFTDTTVRFVVTLTKARMDVCEKEGFHKKFMLESTLATNNLVLFDCHGCLKKYANEIEILKEFFDLRLERYALRKRLLEGQLKAEIDKLTNQAKFIDEKCDGKFIVENITKKEIVALLSRRGYASDPIRAWREANPSFRAAIASGGDSRDEVDTTGPNFNYLLRLSLAKEERDQLLAKRDSKMSELRVVRLKSPKTMWKDDLKIVLDQLEKVEQNDKGNASMAPKARVPKKVKERAKRPHERSSERNFADNDDAGPPKKKTSSSSASVVVLPASKRSLRLSEKKRFLRLSEKKRSLRSADKREERF, from the exons ATGGAGAATGCTTTTCAG GCTCAGAGGGACGACAGGATTCCTCTACGACCCGATACGTACATCGGGTCTATGGAAAAAG AATTCAAATCACGG CTGAATGACGCTAATTTTGCTGGAGGAGAGGAGTCGGAAAACTGCACTCTGATTCTAACGGATAGAGATTCAGGCAAAACGTTGGCCGTCAGTGGACTCAGCGTCGTCGGTCGCAATCATTTCGGCGTCTATCAtcttagaagaaaaatgctCAACGTTTTAGAAGCAACTAACGAGCAG ATTGAGGACGATGCTGAGATCAAGAAGATCGTCCGGATCGTCGGTCTCGAGTACGGCAAAGATTACAGTTCTGTTGATGATCTGAAAGCGCTTCGTTACGGTCGTCTTATGATAATGACTGATCACGATGAAGATGGAACGAACATGAAAGGACTTCTCATCAGATTTCTTCATCACAAGTGGCCTCTTCTGCTTCGACTTCCTTTCCTCGAGCAATTCATCACCCCAAGAGTCAAA GTCTTCAAGGGGCGTCATAAGAAGGCTTTCTATTCGATTTCAGAGTTTGATGAGTGGGAAGAGAAGACCCTTGACTCATCATCTTGGCGAGTCCAGTTCTACAGAGGATTGGGAACTAGCACGGCGAATGAGGCCAAAGAATACTTTCAAGACTTGGAGAAACATCGTGTTCTATTCAAGTACTCTGGGTCAAGTGACGATGCAGCAATAACACTG GCTTTTGCTCAGGGTCACGCAGCCTGGCGAAAACGTTGGCTTAATGACTGGCTGGCTCAACGGAAGCAAAGACGTCAGGCGGGAAAGAGCGAG TCGTTTGCAGGCGGTAGCGACCAATTGACTTTCAGCAATTTTGTAAACGAAGAGCTCGCGCAGTTTGCGAACGCTTTTAATGACAGATCGATTCCTTCGTTAGTCGACG GACTAACGCCTGCTCAGAGAAGAGTTGTTGTCACGTGTAGCAAACTGAATGGCGCAGTAATCAATGTAGTTGATTTGGCTGGTATCGCGGCTGATCTCTCCTCTTATAGTTACGCGAAA AAAACGATTACAACTTGTAATGGTCTTGCTCAGAACTTCGTCGGCGCAAACAACATTAATCTCCTCGAGCCGATCGGTCAATTTGGTACGCGTCTTCGCGGTGGCAAAGACGCAGCCAGTCCGAGATGCCTTTTCACTGCGCTCAGCTCGCTCGCCCGTCTCATCATATCTCCTCTCGACGAGCCGGGCCTAACTCGtctttgcgacgacgataggcTCGTGGAACCCGAATGGCTTTGCCCAATTCTTCCCATGGTTCTCGTGAACGGAGCAGAGGGCATCGGAACGGAATTCAGTAGCTTTGTTCCCAATTACGACGCTCGCGAAATTGTCGCTAATCTTCAGCGTATGCTCGACGGCGCTGAGCCGATTCCCATGGTGCCGTCTTATAAAGGATTCACTGGCAAGATTCGTCAAGTCGACGAGCACACTTTCACGACTTTTGGAACCGTCACTCGACTTGACGACACGCATTTGGAAATTACGGAACTTCCTGTTGGAACGTGGACGGAGACTTACATGAGGGATGTGCTCGAGTCCAGGACTATTAAAAACTTGATTAG TGATTATACTGCGTTTTTTACGGATACGACTGTTCGTTTTGTCGTCACTCTGACGAAAGCGAGAATGGATGTCTGTGAGAAGGAGGGGTTTCACAAGAAGTTCATGTTGGAGTCGACACTAGCGACAAACAATCTC gttttgTTTGATTGTCATGGCTGTTTGAAGAAGTATGCAAATGAAATCGAAATTCTAAAAGAGTTCTTTGATTTGCGTCTGGAGCGATATGCATTAAGAAAGAGGTTGCTTGAAGGGCAGCTAAAGGCCGAAATCGACAAGCTAACAAACCAGGCGAAATTTATCGACGAGAAGTGCGACGGTAAATTCATCGTTG aaaatattacGAAAAAGGAGATAGTTGCTTTGCTGAGTCGACGAGGCTACGCCTCCGATCCTATCAGGGCCTGGAGAGAGGCGAAcccgtcgtttcgcgccgCTATTGCGTCAGGAGGCGACTCGAGAGACGAAGTCGATACAACTGGACCCAACTTCAACTATCTGCTCCGCTTGTCGTtggcgaaagaagagagagaccAGCTTCTCGCAAAGAGAGATTCCAAG ATGTCTGAGCTGCGAGTCGTAAGACTAAAGTCTCCGAAAACTATGTGGAAAGACGATTTGAAGATAGTTTTAGATCAACTGGAG AAGGTGGAGCAGAACGATAAAGGCAACGCATCGATGGCACCGAAAGCGAGAGTCCCAAAGAAG GTCAAGGAACGAGCAAAAAGACCACATGAACGTTcttcagaaagaaatttcgctgacaacgacgacgctggaccaccgaaaaagaaaacgtcttcttctagCGCTTCGGTGGTAGTTTTACCTGCCTCGAAGCGTTCCCTGCGCTTATCGGAGAAAAAGCGCTTCCTGCGCTTATCGGAGAAAAAGCGTTCCCTGCGCTCAGCGgataaaagagaagagcgatTTTGA
- the LOC136199236 gene encoding probable poly [ADP-ribose] polymerase DDB_G0278045, producing MTLRNTITGKKRIIVRTGLEDFSTSETKSFRVSSDTGVALSGVIREAAERCEVEINFVTDAGSDSAEVQLKVIKSDVQSAYETIQETIIAYQSKGISDCPPEWEHQTEEVQLKLVHSHSFEALKVEKLMKESMPTISVTRIERIQNRRQWERHKLQQKHVWGSNGGVINAMELFHGTRNTDPSLIYKGAEGFDIRLSRSGMWGQGNYFAAHASYSHGYAYCLSNGCKQMFLVRVLTGDRVKMEPNGNLRRAPLKNKQSKFGGVDIEYDSVTGLTNGCKVFVTYKNDKSYPLYLITYHV from the exons ATGACGCTGAGAAACACGATAAcaggaaagaagagaattatTGTTCGGACGGGTTTA GAAGATTTTTCTACAAGCGAAACGAAGAGTTTTCGTGTCTCTTCAGATACGGGCGTTGCTTTGAGTGGCGTCATTCGTGAAGCAGCAGAAAGGTGTGAAGTGGAGATAAACTTTGTGACAGACGCTGGCAGCGACAGTGCTGAGGTGCAGCTGAAAGTCATCAAATCAGACGTTCAAAGTGCGTATGAAACGATTCAG gagaCGATAATTGCTTACCAGAGCAAAGGCATTTCTGACTGTCCACCGGAGTGGGAGCATCAGACGGAAGAGGTCCAGCTGAAGTTAGTTCACAGTCACTCTTTTGAGGCTCTCAAAGTCGAGAAATTGATGAAAGAGTCAATGCCCACG ATTAGTGTTACAAGAATTGAAAGGATTCAGAATCGGCGCCAATGGGAAAGGCACAAGCTGCAGCAGAAGCACGTGTGGGGCAGCAACGGTGGTGTCATCAATGCAATGGAGCTCTTTCACGGTACACGAAACACAGATCCGTCTCTAATTTATAAAGGAGCCGAGGGCTTTGATATTCGTCTAAGTCGTTCTGGTATGTGGGGTCAAGGCAACTACTTTGCCGCACATGCATCCTACTCTCATGGTTACGCTTATTGCTTGTCAAATGGATGTAAACAGATGTTTCTGGTCCGAGTACTGACTGGAGACCGCGTTAAAATGGAGCCAAATGGCAACCTTCGTAGAGCACCGCTGAAAAATAAGCAGAGCAAATTTGGCGGTGTCGATATCGAATACGATTCTGTAACTGGCTTAACCAATGGTTGCAAGGTTTTTGTCACGTATAAAAACGATAAGTCCTATCCACTCTATCTTATCACTTACCACGTTTAG
- the LOC136198844 gene encoding complement C3-like, which yields MFAKLCALSFLVTAAIGNVCSPNYVVLFPEVLQVEIEQTIVVSVFGEQALPIKVQIETFDGFVINGSNFVIVAKGTKEFKLRIPCMNVTEPSEGGTRYAYVNVMTNLPKCPTNERRRVVLSFKSMSVFVQTDKPVYRRDDDVRILVAAVKPDHTPLDDHTEIFFDIKNPRALTVHRFVVKTASTFHKHSLNLGHDPLVGKWFIRAKYGCKNSVISDFQFQVEDFVLPRFRVVITPPKVISAFSDHIVVRVKSIYTYGKPVVGRLNVTLGVAERNSPLVQTFRTELFEMTRNNKGIKRLTFPNDGYGVFPEGKLLYIYAELTERATYISQSNEDTSAVFTLVPIMLDCSLSKPFYAPRLPYELKIQAKYANGDSAAQQDIRITVGHSGEEFVQASDERGIASFRLQINTPRNIVFRGSVKGQLEEEVCQVQAYQTSCGHYIVVTNLTPFRKGSLASFEIIKGANNANRQFDFHVVIVSCGKLQDTFTERNTYGPISSFQVKINSFFCETVCVAVYYETECNGKSAIISDFLCAEVEDSCFNDGRVQINAGHNIVRPGEDVQLAITAGAYSSIALLAVDESLYLVSNKRVITKEKFHYDMSCDYQINGVEGVFSSIGLTSLSRGIMSPVARDTEECSKSRRKRGMSPKEGSRSEDRTRRKESNGELLPRTRALTATGSNLFRDDFRGFLESYIPKEEWKLRRGRSVEDPYSILNDADPAFLEERSYFPHVWLYDHEIRTERSENISVILNVPITISEWKIQGFFLSEQRFCASDPILLKAFKSLFVECHLPTSLRRLEQTTVACTVYNHRESQFKSRVCLILLLPREDICTTAGSGESTDAMCFFMNAPGTKTVLLPIVPLRKGKLKLKVRLITAFAGEDVETLIFVKPEGTAKEYSLSAELDPQEINSVSTKDWCTSLVGPEDFRNGYCYKGSSHLSYGQSKNCSGKIIAEKLSKRDCCGKLIDKFSVSWSDENHCELCPKRLYERQCDAIGKKKQINTFYIRLPENYIAGSDRAWLSITGNYFLGSLGNTESWMQEPDGCGEPSIASLASQIAIVRHLPTEFRYTSIEAILKGYHCLLNCRSPMGVFAKDRRSPASTMLSAFALQTLCDARSDVAIDDAVVQGLVNFLATRQTQTGVFFESDSFSADVASDVQAYVSAYVISGALECCHAPNHSFFAPDAVTAFCKGVQFLELSVERDLLRRRVTKAIVYGALVKACTTCRLCQCRADMLTKARHILNVVSAVRDDGSRFWPSDGASSHDIDTTSVETTAYALCAFVDDERINEARPLAKWLNGERTEFENSHHKPNRVSVAALRCLSKFTSKVSFECDLTVSVTASGNNSLAEVFRVNDSNNDVVQTLELPRNDIVKVETTGSGLGIVQVHVKYNEAITGNENCKFNLSVSSQYVFSSAIALRVCVQYLGDAYMDEAVVEVDLPNGYAACKEGQENCLKELKETWGKSNFLRSVEISGRGVIFYFDQIGSSLDQQRTCFTFRADREYAVRSLTPVSAKVYYNNRKDQSCTIFYNLNNASPDLAVLCNEPEAGRETLCVCGAGRCPKLAPIMNRLCNACLLHDYVYRVEVLRIVTKGEWQKIIVKLVDILKHGKQDLNRGARIALSMRLICSRSLPFQIGKSYHVQGKDGIKFVLDHSSHVEKWPETLSACTKARAQCEQVKCEKKKNDKRRCLDKCEDAHRDCKSGFRQFSKYVHKLKEKAADCEMPLNKLCPQIWL from the exons ATGTTCGCGAAGTTGTgtgctctttcttttcttgttaCAGCAGCTATTGGGAATGTGTG TTCCCCGAACTACGTCGTCCTCTTTCCCGAAGTTTTGCAAGTTGAAATTGAGCAGACGATAGTCGTTTCGGTCTTTGGAGAGCAAGCTCTCCCAATCAAAGTCCAAATCGAAACGTTTGACGGCTTTGTCATAAACGGATCAAATTTCGTCATTGTTGCCAAAGGCACCAAGGAGTTCAAGCTCAGA ATTCCTTGCATGAACGTCACCGAACCGAGCGAGGGAGGGACACGTTACGCCTACGTCAATGTTATGACTAATCTTCCCAAATGCCCTACAAATGAGAGACGACGCGTGGTGCTGAGCTTCAAATCAATGTCAGTTTTTGTACAGACTGACAAACCTGTCTACAGAAGAGACGATGACG TGAGAATTCTCGTTGCTGCTGTAAAACCAGACCATACGCCTTTGGATGATCACACAGAG attttttttgaCATCAAG AATCCGCGAGCGTTAACTGTTCATCGTTTTGTCGTCAAGACCGCCTCAA CTTTTCATAAGCACTCACTGAATCTTGGGCATGACCCTTTAGTTGGAAAGTGGTTTATTCGTGCTAAATATGGCTGCAAG AATAGCGTTATTTcagattttcaatttcaagttGAAGACTTTG TTTTGCCAAGATTTAGGGTTGTGATCACCCCACCTAAAGTTATCAGTGCGTTTTCTGACCACATCGTCGTTCGAGTGAAATCTAT ATATACCTATGGAAAACCTGTTGTAGGTAGGCTCAACGTCACGTTAGGAGTAGCTGAGAGGAACTCCCCTTTGGTTCAAACATTTAGAACAGAGCTCTTTGAAATGACAAGAAAC AATAAAGGAATAAAACGGTTGACCTTTCCAAATGATGGTTACGGAGTCTTTCCGGAGGGAAAGTTGCTTTACATCTATGCTGAATTAACCGAAAGAGCTACCTACATAAGTCAAAGCAATGAAGATACATCAGCCGTTTTTACTCTCGTTCCCATTATGCTTGATTGCAGTCTGTCAAAACCTTTCTATGCACCTCGTCTGCCCTACGAACTGAAA attcagGCAAAATACGCCAACGGAGATTCAGCAGCTCAACAGGACATTAGGATAACTGTGGGACACAGCGGAGAGGAATTTGTTCAGGCTTCTGATGAAAGGGGTATAGCATCTTTCCGGCTCCAGATTAACACGCCAAGGAATATAGTTTTCAGA GGCAGCGTAAAAGGTCAACTGGAAGAGGAAGTGTGTCAAGTACAAGCATATCAAACGTCATGCGGCCACTACATTGTTGTTACGAATCTAACACCGTTTAGAAAAGGCAGCCTTGCATCATTTGAAATTATCAAGGGAGCAAATAATGCAAATCGCCAG TTCGATTTTCACGTCGTGATAGTTTCTTGTGGAAAACTTCAAGATACTTTCACCGAAAGAAACACTTACGGGCCGATATCTTCGTTTCAAGttaaaattaattcatttttctGTGAAACGGTTTGCGTCGCTGTCTATTACGAAACCGAGTGCAACGGAAAATCTGCTATCATTTCTGATTTCTTGTGCGCCGAAGTTGAAGATAGTTGTTTCAATGAC GGACGAGTTCAAATTAATGCTGGACATAACATTGTTCGACCGGGAGAGGACGTGCAGCTAGCAATAACTGCGGGGGCGTATTCCAGCATCGCACTCTTGGCGGTCGACGAATCACTCTACCTAGTTAGCAATAAACGAGTAATAACAAAAGAGAAG TTTCATTACGACATGTCATGTGATTACCAAATAAATGGAGTAGAAGGAGTTTTTAGT TCTATAGGGCTGACGTCTCTCAGCAGAGGAATCATGTCACCTGTGGCTCGTGACA CTGAAGAATGTTCGAAATCTCGCAGAAAGCGAGGTATGTCACCTAAGGAAG GTTCAAGGTCCGAAGATAGGACCAGACGAAAAGAGAGCAACGGCGAGCTTCTTCCAAGAACTAGGGCACTCACCGCAACGGGATCGAATCTATTTCGTGACGACTTCCGCGGATTCTTAGAAAGTTATATTCCTAAAGAAG AATGGAAGCTGCGAAGAGGTCGAAGTGTGGAAGATCCCTATTCAATTTTAAACGACGCAGATCCTGCCTTCTTAGAAGAACGGTCGTATTTTCCTCACGTTTGGCTATACGACCATGAAATCAGGACTGA ACGAAGCGAAAATATATCTGTAATTCTCAACGTTCCGATTACTATCAGCGAATGGAAAATTCaaggattttttctttcggaACAAAGATTTTGTGCTTCAGATCCGATTCTCTTGAAAGCTTTTAAGTCATTGTTTGTGGAATGTCACCTACCCACTTCACTACGTAGGCTGGAGCAGACTACAGTAGCTTGCACGGTCTACAATCACCGTGAAAGTCAATTTAAATCAAGG GTGTGCCTAATTCTTCTATTACCGAGAGAGGACATATGCACCACTGCTGGATCTGGTGAATCAACCGATGCCATGTGCTTTTTTATGAACGCGCCGGGTACCAAGACGGTGCTGCTTCCAATTGTTCCACTTAGAAAAGGAAAGTTGAAACTAAAAGTTCGCCTGATCACTGCATTTGCAGGAGAAGATGTTGAAACATTGATATTTGTCAAG CCTGAAGGCACCGCTAAAGAGTATTCTCTAAGCGCTGAGCTGGATCCTCAAG aaattaattctgtTTCTACGAAAGATTGGTGCACGTCTTTAGTCGGTCCTGAAG ACTTTCGTAATGGTTACTGCTACAAAGGCTCTTCTCACTTGTCTTATGGCCAAAGCAAGAACTGTTCTGGAAAAATAATTGCCGAAAAGCTTTCAAAGCGAGATTGCTGTGGCAAACTAATAGACAAATTTTCCGTTTCGTGGTCTGACGAAAATCACTGCGAGCTCTGTCCGAAGCGGCTCTATGAGCGCCAGTGCGATGCTATTGGCAAGAAGAAGCAAATCAATACTTTTTATATTCGATTGCCAGAGAACTACATCGCCGGCTCGGATAGAGCTTGGCTCTcgattacaggaaattattttcttGGTAGTCTGGGCAATACTGAGAGCTGGATGCAAGAGCCAGACGGATGCGGGGAGCCGTCAATTGCGAGCTTGGCATCTCAAATTGCTATAGTAAGACACTTGCCGACGGAATTTCGGTATACATCAATCGAGGCTATACTAAAAg GATATCACTGTCTGTTAAATTGCCGATCGCCAATGGGAGTATTTGCAAAAGATCGGCGATCGCCTGCTTCAACAAT GCTAAGCGCTTTTGCGCTGCAAACGCTCTGTGATGCAAGAAGCGATGTTGCAATCGATGACGCTGTCGTACAAGGCCTTGTTAATTTTCTGGCAACAAGGCAAACTCAAACAGGTGTCTTTTTTGAGTCTGATTCCTTTTCTGCGGATGTGGCA AGTGATGTACAAGCGTATGTATCTGCTTATGTTATAAGCGGAGCATTAGAATGCTGCCATGCGCCAAATCATTCCTTTTTTGCCCCG GACGCTGTTACGGCCTTTTGCAAAGGAGTTCAATTTTTGGAGCTGTCGGTGGAAAGAGATCTTCTTAGAAGACGCGTTACTAAAGCCATTGTCTATGGTGCTCTGGTCAAAGCGTGCACAACGTGCCGCCTCTGCCAGTGCAGAGCTGATATGCTTACCAAAGCAAGGCATATTCTAAACGTAGTGTCAGCTGTCC GAGACGATGGATCAAGGTTTTGGCCGTCGGACGGAGCGTCCTCTCATGACATTGATACGACCTCTGTTGAAACGACGGCGTATGCGTTATGCGCATttgttgacgacgaaagaattaatgaagcaAGGCCCTTGGCAAAGTGGTTAAACGGTGAACGAACagaatttgaaaattctcATCATAAGCCAAATCGG GTCTCGGTCGCAGCGCTAAGATGTCTTTCTAAGTTTACTAGCAAAGTGTCGTTTGAATGCGATCTAACAGTTAGCGTAACAGCATCAGGAAACAATTCTCTTGCTGAGGTGTTTCGAGTTAACGATTCCAATAACGACGTGGTTCAAACATTGGAG CTTCCTCGCAATGACATTGTCAAAGTAGAAACAACAGGGAGCGGCCTTGGAATTGTTCAG GTGCATGTTAAATACAACGAAGCAATAACCGGAAACGAAAATTGCAAATTTAATTTGTCGGTTTCCTCTCAATACGTTTTCAGTAGCGCAATTGCATTGAGAGTTTGTGTTCA ATACCTTGGTGACGCGTACATGGACGAAGCGGTAGTGGAAGTCGATTTGCCAAATGGTTACGCTGCTTGCAAGGAGGGCCAAGAAAATTGCCTGAAAGAG CTCAAAGAAACTTGGGGAAAATCTAATTTTCTTCGATCTGTTGAAATATCAGGACGAGGCGTGATATTTTACTTTGATCAG ATTGGTTCATCACTTGATCAGCAACGTACGTGCTTCACATTTCGAGCAGATCGTGAGTACGCGGTTAGAAGTCTTACTCCTGTTAGTGCAAAGGTCTATTACAACAACCGCAAAG ATCAAAGCTGCACCATTTTCTACAATTTAAACAATGCATCACCTGATTTAGCCGTACTCTGCAATGAACCTGAAGCTGGTCGCGAAACGTTATGCGTCTGCGGTGCAG gCCGTTGTCCGAAACTTGCGCCTATTATGAACAGGCTCTGCAACGCATGCTTGCTCCACGACTACG TATATCGTGTTGAAGTTCTCAGAATCGTCACTAAAGGTGAATGGCAGAAGATCATAGTCAAGCTAGTGGAC atATTGAAGCACGGGAAGCAGGACTTGAATCGAGGCGCTAGAATAGCGCTCTCGATGCGACTAATCTGCTCTCGATCACTGCCTTTTCAAATTGGGAAAAGTTATCACGTGCAGGGAAAAGACGGTATCAAATTTGTTCTTGACCACTCATCTCACGTAGAAAAATGGCCTGAAACACTGTCTGCTTGCACGAAAGCTAGAGCCCAGTGCGAGCAAGTAAAgtgtgaaaagaaaaaaaacgataagAGGAGGTGTCTAGACAAATGCGAAGATGCACACCGAGACTGCAAGAGCGGATTTCGTCAATTTTCCAAGTACGTCCATAAgttgaaagaaaaggcggcggATTGCGAAATGCCGCTAAACAAACTTTGTCCGCAAATTTGGCTTTAG